The following proteins are encoded in a genomic region of Triticum dicoccoides isolate Atlit2015 ecotype Zavitan chromosome 1B, WEW_v2.0, whole genome shotgun sequence:
- the LOC119335699 gene encoding GDP-mannose transporter GONST3-like, whose protein sequence is MSDSSEPSKEGSSANGSSALQKTGAWSSILSTLVQQASVYGLAAGYCLSASLLSIINKWAIMKFPYPGALTALQYLTSVVGVLLCGQAKLIEHDGLNFATMWKFLPAAVMFYISIFTNSELLLHANVDTFIVFRSAVPIFVAIGETLYLHQPWPSFKTWLSLSTILGGSVIYVFTDNQFTVTAYSWAVAYLASMSIDFVYIKHVVMTIGLNTWGLVLYNNLEALMLFPIELLVMGEFSQMKVDSSNMTNWLSFDVILPVALSCLFGLAISFFGFSCRRAISATGFTVLGIVNKLLTVVINLLIWDKHSSLVGTIGLLICMSGGVLYQQSTTKPKAPNVEPKEENDEEEQKLLEMQHGRDITSTEEHSS, encoded by the coding sequence ATGTCTGATTCCTCAGAGCCCTCGAAAGAAGGTTCTTCAGCCAATGGTTCCAGTGCTCTCCAAAAAACTGGAGCCTGGAGTAGCATATTGAGCACTCTTGTCCAGCAAGCTTCAGTGTATGGCTTGGCTGCTGGTTATTGCCTGTCAGCATCTTTGCTCTCCATTATCAACAAATGGGCAATCATGAAGTTTCCGTACCCTGGGGCACTGACAGCTCTACAGTACTTGACCAGTGTTGTTGGAGTTCTCCTATGTGGACAAGCAAAGCTTATTGAGCATGATGGCCTTAATTTCGCAACCATGTGGAAGTTCTTACCTGCTGCTGTGATGTTCTACATCTCCATCTTCACAAACAGCGAACTCTTGCTGCATGCCAATGTGGACACTTTCATTGTGTTTCGCTCTGCTGTGCCAATATTTGTGGCCATCGGAGAGACGTTGTACCTTCACCAACCATGGCCATCATTCAAGACATGGCTTTCACTATCCACCATACTTGGTGGAAGTGTGATCTACGTTTTCACAGACAACCAGTTCACTGTGACTGCTTATAGCTGGGCAGTGGCCTACCTAGCGAGTATGTCCATTGATTTCGTATACATCAAGCACGTTGTCATGACCATTGGCCTGAATACATGGGGCCTTGTGCTTTACAACAATCTTGAGGCCTTGATGCTGTTCCCCATTGAGCTCCTTGTAATGGGAGAGTTCAGTCAGATGAAGGTCGACAGCTCTAACATGACAAACTGGCTGTCATTCGACGTGATTCTTCCGGTTGCTTTGTCGTGCCTTTTTGGGTTAGCAATATCCTTCTTTGGGTTCTCCTGCAGACGGGCTATCTCAGCTACTGGATTTACGGTCCTTGGTATAGTAAACAAGCTCCTCACTGTCGTGATTAATCTGCTTATCTGGGACAAGCATTCATCCCTTGTGGGAACAATTGGGCTGTTGATCTGCATGTCTGGTGGTGTTCTGTAccagcaatccaccacaaagcctaAGGCACCAAATGTTGAGCCGAAGGAAGAGAATGATGAGGAGGAACAGAAGTTGCTTGAGATGCAGCATGGGCGTGACATCACTTCAACTGAAGAGCATTCCTCATAA
- the LOC119335708 gene encoding protein SAR DEFICIENT 4-like produces MAAPPSHSFVYIDAEALHAVLPFPSLISHLRAGLPAFSEDIHCPHRVSFPVPTSPSAALLLMPSWCAHPSLPYLALKAVTSFPANSPHRPSIHATVSLFSSASGVPLASVEGSALTLLRTAAVSALAASLLVSPSRPPSTLALAGAGALAPYLAEAHLSALPSLSRILVWNRTKAKSAALVAKLRDAHPGVAVEEVDGMDEAVSAADIVSCATGSQEPIVRGELLRPGAHLDLVGSFTPAMRECDDEALRRGRVFIDFEAALEEAGELVGALQRGVLRREDVAGTLSELAAGTVAGRRSDDEITVFKSVGTAVVDLLAAQLAYENYTATKNA; encoded by the coding sequence ATGGCAGCGCCGCCGTCCCACTCGTTCGTCTACATCGACGCCGAGGCGCTCCACGCCGTCCTCCCCTTCCCGTCCCTGATCTCCCACCTCCGCGCGGGTCTCCCCGCCTTCTCCGAGGACATCCACTGCCCGCACCGCGTCTCCTTCCCGGTCCCCACCTCGCCCTCCGCGGCGCTCCTCCTGATGCCCTCATGGTGCGCTCACCCCTCGCTCCCCTACCTCGCCCTCAAGGCCGTCACCTCCTTCCCCGCCAACTCCCCGCACCGCCCCTCCATCCACGCCACCGTCTCCCTCTTCAGCTCCGCCTCCGGCGTGCCCCTCGCATCCGTCGAGGGGTCCGCGCTCACCCTCCTCCGCACCGCCGCGGTCTccgccctcgccgcctccctcCTTGTCTCCCCCTCCCGGCCCCCCTCCACCCTCGCGCTCGCGGGTGCCGGGGCCCTCGCGCCCTACCTCGCCGAAGCGCACCTGTCCGCGCTCCCCTCACTCTCCCGCATCTTGGTATGGAACCGCACCAAGGCCAAGTCCGCCGCGCTCGTCGCCAAGCTCCGGGACGCGCACCCGGGAGTGGCCGTCGAGGAGGTCGACGGCATGGACGAGGCAGTGTCCGCGGCGGACATCGTTAGCTGCGCGACGGGGTCGCAGGAGCCGATCGTGCGTGGGGAGCTGCTGAGGCCCGGGGCGCACCTTGACCTGGTGGGGTCGTTCACGCCGGCGATGCGGGAGTGCGACGACGAGGCGCTCCGTCGTGGCAGGGTGTTCATCGACTTCGAGGCGGCGCTGGAGGAGGCCGGGGAGCTTGTGGGCGCGCTGCAGCGCGGCGTGCTGCGGAGGGAGGATGTGGCCGGGACGCTCTCGGAGCTGGCCGCGGGGACCGTGGCCGGGCGGCGCAGCGACGATGAGATCACCGTGTTCAAGTCCGTTGGCACGGCCGTGGTCGATCTCTTGGCGGCACAGTTGGCCTACGAGAACTACACTGCAACCAAGAACGCGTGA